A region from the Leptospira venezuelensis genome encodes:
- a CDS encoding transglutaminase-like domain-containing protein codes for MDYLRVPLISVLVFLCLFVMELASEGAYSSMKWDVAEPKTFSLSPLAPEEKIKSSQGSLLVGEDLYIPANFPDTNGKNTGGLLIKNIKTGATNRLDLKETVRGLAWDADEEQIYVRLKKEIVVFKNGSLEIKKRIPFFQTTSLWGNIGFAQGKLFEIRENKLVFYEKETGSEIEQKDLPIPKVSFVFDCSGKEIFFWYSKDGTNLHSYDPILNKIKNSFTVHLESKEAGRLSCLKNDLVILSPESEIYQNLIRIGKDYYPGKQENFVLKGNLSYRFSPSKDTIRFILKITPKENSPETEIAVAIPPQETSSQILSEEKFHANGKLTEDKQSNRTLLIPIPALTPGQIWEETVYSAKLARYNIDSGLTSFQTPWEDWKIPNEWKQYLEDTSAYKISDPEIIRIRDELKSSSSNVEEYIQSVYSHIRKNMVYKQDGRFDPAPIALQNGHGSCTEHSYAQISLLRSAGIPARMAWNWLPVGEKVELNHKIAEVWHPSFGWIPMEPLAPPRTRAGLTYAKHIIFAVLNQPSHSIIKGGDTLANFTKPAGGATRSISIELTPEISHRSTKRSDLEAEEIYQKSNPVKNRILEKSEERIVE; via the coding sequence ATGGATTATCTACGCGTTCCTTTAATATCAGTCCTCGTATTTCTCTGTTTATTCGTTATGGAATTGGCCTCAGAAGGGGCTTATTCTTCCATGAAATGGGATGTCGCTGAACCGAAGACATTCTCTCTTTCTCCCTTAGCCCCCGAAGAGAAGATTAAATCTTCCCAAGGAAGTTTATTGGTAGGAGAAGATCTTTATATACCTGCTAATTTTCCGGATACGAATGGAAAAAACACAGGCGGTCTACTTATTAAGAATATAAAGACCGGAGCCACAAACCGGTTGGACCTAAAGGAAACTGTAAGAGGTCTTGCATGGGATGCTGACGAAGAACAAATTTATGTAAGGCTGAAAAAGGAGATTGTAGTTTTCAAGAACGGCTCCTTGGAAATCAAAAAAAGGATCCCCTTTTTTCAAACAACATCCCTTTGGGGAAACATTGGTTTTGCTCAGGGAAAACTTTTCGAGATCAGAGAGAATAAACTCGTTTTTTATGAGAAGGAAACAGGATCCGAAATAGAACAAAAAGATCTGCCTATTCCCAAAGTTTCTTTCGTATTCGATTGCTCTGGAAAAGAAATCTTTTTTTGGTATTCTAAGGACGGAACAAATTTACATTCTTATGATCCTATTTTGAATAAGATCAAAAACAGTTTTACCGTACATTTAGAATCCAAAGAGGCAGGTAGACTCTCATGTCTTAAAAACGATTTGGTGATCCTCAGTCCAGAGTCTGAAATTTATCAAAATCTAATAAGGATCGGGAAGGATTATTATCCGGGGAAACAAGAAAATTTCGTACTCAAAGGAAATCTAAGTTATAGGTTTTCGCCAAGCAAGGATACAATACGCTTTATCTTAAAGATCACTCCTAAGGAAAATTCTCCCGAAACGGAGATTGCAGTAGCCATTCCACCTCAAGAAACCTCGTCTCAAATATTGAGCGAGGAAAAATTCCATGCGAATGGAAAATTGACCGAAGATAAACAGAGCAATCGCACCTTACTTATTCCTATTCCTGCATTGACCCCTGGGCAAATCTGGGAAGAAACAGTATATTCAGCTAAATTAGCAAGATATAATATAGATTCCGGGCTAACTAGTTTCCAAACTCCTTGGGAAGATTGGAAAATTCCGAACGAATGGAAACAATATTTAGAAGACACTTCCGCATATAAGATCTCTGATCCTGAGATTATTCGGATCAGAGATGAGCTTAAATCCTCTAGCTCGAATGTAGAAGAATATATACAATCGGTATATAGCCATATCCGAAAAAACATGGTCTACAAGCAAGATGGTAGATTCGATCCAGCACCGATAGCTCTCCAAAACGGTCATGGTTCATGCACGGAACATAGTTACGCTCAGATCTCATTACTCAGGAGTGCAGGTATACCGGCCAGAATGGCTTGGAACTGGCTACCTGTAGGAGAAAAGGTGGAGTTAAATCATAAAATTGCGGAAGTATGGCACCCTTCCTTCGGTTGGATTCCTATGGAACCCTTGGCCCCTCCTAGAACAAGAGCTGGGTTAACATATGCAAAACATATAATATTCGCAGTACTCAATCAGCCAAGTCACTCCATCATCAAGGGAGGAGACACTTTAGCTAATTTTACTAAACCTGCAGGCGGGGCGACCAGATCGATTTCCATAGAATTGACTCCGGAAATCTCCCATAGATCTACAAAACGATCCGATCTTGAAGCCGAAGAAATCTATCAGAAATCGAATCCTGTAAAAAATCGTATCTTAGAAAAATCGGAAGAGAGGATCGTGGAATAG
- a CDS encoding LIC_13029 family protein yields MGEIQSKPAGSREILEASDLKTLKDKKTSREISVLLYRVLFRSEEVRGGSVKVVKETFIRTHSNHPEQFPILDRAKFVRDMISVFKTSTVLNPEKLETFFASIHAAFQNEIRYFLGKSTQFTFDIMFQVIESILQEMSHPEDQRTVDVKDRELILKHFRAYNDLSKFFNKMGTSKAVIDKKDDIITEISINHKEITIVSIENMFRNILAQILLSRKYNCGTLIDKWSSEYGFGPEQAQSMRNYIQETAPLTDFRTQYANALRAIGTENDMDLMFLRTLSNYYSSWVTQVSEQIPA; encoded by the coding sequence ATGGGAGAAATCCAGAGCAAGCCTGCAGGAAGTAGAGAAATTCTAGAAGCTTCCGACTTAAAAACTCTGAAAGATAAAAAAACTTCCCGAGAAATCTCAGTTCTTCTCTATCGAGTTTTATTTCGAAGTGAAGAAGTTCGAGGAGGTTCGGTAAAAGTAGTTAAAGAGACTTTTATCCGCACCCATTCGAATCACCCGGAACAATTTCCTATCCTAGACAGAGCTAAGTTCGTTAGGGATATGATCTCCGTTTTCAAAACTTCTACTGTACTTAATCCAGAAAAGTTAGAAACATTCTTTGCCTCCATTCATGCTGCATTCCAAAATGAGATCAGATATTTTTTAGGCAAATCCACTCAGTTCACGTTCGACATTATGTTTCAGGTGATTGAATCTATCCTTCAAGAGATGAGTCATCCTGAAGACCAAAGAACAGTGGATGTAAAAGATAGAGAGCTTATCCTAAAACATTTTAGAGCCTATAACGATCTTTCCAAATTTTTCAATAAGATGGGAACTTCGAAGGCTGTGATCGATAAAAAGGACGATATCATCACCGAGATCTCTATCAATCATAAAGAGATCACAATCGTTTCTATCGAAAATATGTTTCGAAATATTCTGGCCCAGATCCTTCTTTCCAGAAAGTATAATTGTGGGACCCTGATCGATAAATGGTCTAGCGAATACGGCTTCGGCCCTGAACAGGCCCAGTCTATGAGAAATTATATCCAAGAGACTGCCCCTCTGACTGACTTCAGAACACAATATGCTAACGCATTGCGCGCTATTGGAACGGAGAATGATATGGACCTAATGTTCCTTAGAACATTATCCAACTATTATTCATCCTGGGTAACTCAGGTCTCGGAACAGATCCCTGCTTAA
- a CDS encoding DUF2804 domain-containing protein codes for MQKIIGPENQVHYGVWDGPIEFNHHDFTLLDFFGKEIKGLKKKFAFHSFNYLGIMMEDCLVGIAAVSLGYAYNVFAYLYKFDQGKVYEFDVKGPDLGLALKFPANPDEYEISFKKGKSFLNIRKSHSEGKLLLDANFGNKLEISGEFPYSLITHNPLRVLNPSEPSRWTFTEKCSPLIPDRISVKYEKKELVRDPSRTTMVYDWSGGYLRRETNWYWAAFSSVLPDRTKIGANFAALVNESFFPENAYWIDSERQRVSRCIFDFSHKDPYKPWRLWDEEGRIRLEFEPKGERQEKVNLIWTKLYFRQFVGKFSGSFRPEKGKEVQIKDVWGFTEFHRSLW; via the coding sequence ATGCAAAAAATTATCGGACCCGAAAATCAAGTACACTATGGAGTTTGGGATGGTCCGATCGAATTTAATCATCACGATTTTACTCTTCTGGATTTTTTCGGAAAGGAGATCAAAGGGCTTAAAAAGAAGTTCGCGTTCCATTCTTTCAATTATCTAGGGATCATGATGGAAGACTGTTTGGTCGGGATCGCGGCTGTGAGTCTTGGATATGCGTATAACGTGTTTGCTTATCTGTATAAATTCGATCAGGGCAAAGTCTACGAATTCGATGTAAAAGGACCCGACTTAGGTCTTGCCTTAAAATTCCCCGCTAATCCGGATGAATACGAGATCTCTTTCAAAAAGGGAAAGTCCTTCCTAAATATTCGCAAGTCACATTCAGAAGGAAAACTTCTGCTTGATGCAAACTTTGGAAATAAATTGGAAATCTCAGGGGAATTCCCATATTCTCTGATTACTCATAATCCTCTTAGAGTACTAAATCCTTCTGAGCCAAGTCGTTGGACATTCACAGAAAAATGTTCACCTTTGATTCCTGATCGTATCAGTGTAAAGTATGAGAAGAAGGAACTGGTTCGAGATCCTTCGCGGACAACTATGGTCTATGATTGGTCCGGAGGTTATTTGAGAAGAGAGACAAATTGGTACTGGGCCGCATTCTCTTCTGTTCTTCCAGATCGGACCAAGATAGGGGCTAATTTTGCGGCTCTGGTAAACGAAAGTTTTTTCCCGGAGAACGCGTATTGGATCGATTCTGAAAGACAAAGAGTCAGTAGATGTATATTCGATTTTTCTCATAAAGATCCTTATAAACCTTGGAGGCTTTGGGACGAAGAAGGACGTATCCGTCTGGAGTTCGAGCCAAAAGGAGAAAGACAAGAGAAAGTGAATCTGATCTGGACTAAATTATACTTCAGGCAATTTGTAGGAAAATTTTCTGGAAGTTTCAGGCCGGAGAAAGGAAAGGAAGTTCAGATCAAAGATGTTTGGGGTTTCACCGAATTTCACAGATCCCTCTGGTAG
- a CDS encoding acyltransferase family protein encodes MKSENPIRILSIDLLRGLTVAGMILVNNPGTWSNMYWPLKHAKWDGCTPTDLVFPFFLFVVGASIPYSISNGIQEFPKILKRTFVLIFLGLFLNFFGEWSFSNLRFPGVLQRIGFAYLFGAILYREKNLKFRIFLFISLLISYWYLQEFVPPPGTIEPSMKEGKDWGAWIDREVFGQAHLWKFGKVWDPEGLLTSFTSIGSVFCGIFAGEFIKFSLEKKESLLSMSWKIALGAFAVLFVSGIWGIYYPINKSLWTGTYSLWTAGWALLIISLFLVLEKFNRFGFEALQSFLLPFGKNALLVFFGSGIFARSLNIIMVSSPEGKKIPLKNMIYLEYYKSWIDSPESSSFLYSITVLVLWFLILFFLDKKRLYWRI; translated from the coding sequence TTGAAATCTGAAAATCCGATTCGTATCTTATCCATTGATCTTTTGAGAGGCCTTACTGTGGCTGGTATGATCCTGGTAAATAATCCGGGGACATGGTCCAATATGTATTGGCCTCTCAAACATGCAAAATGGGACGGATGTACTCCTACTGACTTAGTGTTTCCATTTTTTCTTTTTGTAGTGGGAGCTTCTATTCCGTATTCTATTTCCAATGGAATACAAGAATTTCCTAAAATACTAAAGCGTACATTTGTCCTGATCTTTCTGGGACTATTCTTGAATTTTTTTGGAGAATGGAGTTTTTCCAATCTTAGATTTCCAGGGGTTTTGCAAAGGATTGGGTTTGCTTATCTTTTTGGAGCAATTCTATATCGTGAGAAAAATTTAAAATTCCGGATTTTTCTATTTATTAGCTTACTGATCTCTTATTGGTACCTGCAGGAATTTGTTCCCCCTCCTGGTACTATAGAGCCAAGCATGAAAGAAGGAAAAGACTGGGGAGCTTGGATTGATAGAGAAGTTTTCGGCCAGGCACATTTATGGAAATTCGGTAAAGTCTGGGATCCAGAGGGTCTTCTAACTTCTTTCACATCTATTGGATCAGTATTCTGCGGGATTTTTGCTGGAGAATTTATAAAGTTTTCTTTGGAGAAGAAAGAATCCCTTCTTTCTATGTCTTGGAAAATAGCATTGGGTGCATTCGCTGTATTGTTTGTGAGTGGGATTTGGGGAATTTATTATCCGATCAATAAAAGTTTATGGACCGGCACTTATTCTCTCTGGACTGCTGGTTGGGCTTTACTTATTATTTCATTATTCTTAGTTTTAGAAAAATTTAATAGATTTGGGTTTGAGGCTTTACAAAGTTTTCTTCTCCCGTTCGGGAAGAATGCTCTACTTGTTTTTTTTGGATCAGGAATATTTGCCAGAAGTTTGAATATAATCATGGTCTCTTCTCCGGAAGGGAAAAAGATCCCTTTGAAAAATATGATCTATCTAGAATATTATAAAAGCTGGATAGATTCTCCGGAGTCGAGTTCGTTTTTATATTCGATAACCGTGTTGGTCTTATGGTTTTTGATCCTTTTCTTTTTGGATAAAAAAAGATTGTATTGGAGAATTTAA
- a CDS encoding response regulator, which translates to MTKILCVDDAPTVLKLLDFTLTEEGYSVCKAAGPDEALTKIESEGPFEIGIFDVNMPGRTGIELTKEVLRTEKGKSMKILILTTESSDAMKSQGKDAGAKGWMIKPFNDEDLLAAVKHLIGS; encoded by the coding sequence ATGACAAAGATATTATGCGTAGACGACGCTCCAACGGTTTTAAAACTTTTAGATTTCACTCTAACGGAAGAGGGATATTCCGTATGTAAGGCCGCAGGCCCAGACGAGGCGCTTACTAAAATAGAATCTGAAGGTCCTTTTGAAATAGGGATCTTCGACGTGAATATGCCCGGCAGGACAGGAATAGAACTCACTAAGGAAGTTTTAAGAACTGAAAAAGGAAAAAGTATGAAGATACTGATCCTAACTACCGAATCCAGCGATGCAATGAAATCACAAGGGAAAGATGCAGGAGCAAAAGGATGGATGATCAAACCTTTTAATGACGAGGACCTTCTCGCCGCGGTAAAACACCTGATCGGTTCTTAA
- the cheB gene encoding chemotaxis-specific protein-glutamate methyltransferase CheB, giving the protein MIHVYIIDDNRIVREIIASQLQEDPRFKVVGSSTATEAMKDIIKAKPDVITLDVEMPDISGIEFLQWLMPKFPIPVIMLSSFTEAGAKVTLDSLQAGALDFVQKADGSEEDFLRMMLELKNKLRACAKTNVSDVLNRNQKASLTKTQTSSTVSKIKLIAIGASTGGTQAIEYIIRNLPGELPPILIVQHMPEYFTGMFAERLDSVSLLRIQEAQEGQSISKGNVYVARGDHHMELGDPPYYNIRIHKGEKVTGHRPSVDVLFHSISRSPLASFCAAFLLTGMGKDGAKGLKTLSEKGAMTFGQDESTSVVYGMPREAYEMGAVKEQISLDNIPERISDLCFGTANSYN; this is encoded by the coding sequence ATGATACATGTGTATATCATAGACGATAACCGGATTGTCCGTGAGATAATCGCTTCTCAATTGCAAGAAGACCCTAGATTCAAAGTTGTTGGATCTTCTACTGCAACTGAGGCGATGAAAGATATTATAAAAGCAAAACCGGATGTGATCACTTTAGATGTGGAGATGCCTGATATTAGCGGGATTGAATTCCTACAATGGTTAATGCCTAAATTTCCTATCCCTGTTATTATGCTTAGCTCATTTACTGAAGCTGGAGCAAAAGTTACATTAGATTCGCTGCAAGCAGGAGCCTTAGATTTCGTTCAAAAAGCAGATGGAAGTGAAGAAGATTTCCTCAGAATGATGCTAGAACTTAAAAATAAGCTACGAGCTTGTGCGAAAACAAATGTTTCAGATGTTTTAAATCGAAACCAAAAGGCCTCTTTAACAAAAACTCAAACTAGTTCCACAGTTTCTAAAATTAAACTGATAGCCATCGGAGCTTCTACCGGCGGAACGCAAGCGATAGAATATATAATTCGAAATCTTCCGGGAGAACTTCCGCCTATTTTGATTGTACAACATATGCCTGAATATTTTACCGGAATGTTTGCAGAAAGGTTAGATTCCGTTTCTCTTCTAAGGATACAAGAGGCTCAAGAAGGTCAAAGTATCTCTAAAGGAAACGTGTATGTGGCAAGAGGAGATCATCATATGGAATTAGGAGATCCCCCATATTATAATATTCGAATACATAAAGGCGAGAAGGTCACAGGCCATAGACCGTCCGTGGACGTATTATTTCATTCAATTTCAAGATCCCCATTAGCTTCTTTTTGTGCAGCCTTTCTTCTCACTGGAATGGGAAAGGATGGCGCAAAAGGACTCAAAACACTTTCTGAAAAAGGAGCAATGACTTTTGGGCAAGACGAATCTACATCCGTAGTTTATGGAATGCCCAGGGAAGCTTACGAAATGGGTGCAGTAAAAGAACAGATCTCATTAGACAATATCCCTGAAAGAATTTCAGATTTATGTTTCGGGACAGCAAATAGTTATAATTAA
- a CDS encoding chemotaxis protein CheA, giving the protein MDREHLLSEFVSEARDLIDSAETSLLALEEEIETLGQGNPETLNKAFRFFHTLKGSSGLLKLETVVKITHLGETLLDILRNQNKVTEFAFSDDLMETLDLLRRIFDRVEEERTDSGFEQETEIIRNKLKEQLERISKSSEKEKAVPENKFGFFEEATPAPSSSKGFGFFEEETKPAIVEKIPATSPDINPIIQEVQVIEKKKDIRITTDKLDQLMDFMGELVIAESNVIHHPELEGLRLEGFRSSARHLHKIVRDLQEVTLSMRMVPLSSTFQKMNRLVRDLQKRSQKRLDFKIGGEDTEVDKSVVEIIQDPIIHLLRNSIDHGLEIPEERAELGKKDKGTIRLQARQSANEVWILVADDGRGLDREKIINKAKEKGILKGNPEEMSDKEVFQLIFTPGFSTAEKLTDISGRGVGMDIVLQNIKKLNGKVEVRSKKGEGTTFILRIPLTLGIIEGTVFEVGGTYLTLPTIEISELVSLKDQKLIHPYKDQEVLDLRGIYIPVIRINDLLGLREKLEYKSKNPVLIILENEDRFLGILVDEVLGNQNIVIKPLSSSIQKAQGVNGFTILGNGRVSLILDTKFLFEKFHGTATGAAAAENSNLNLEKMA; this is encoded by the coding sequence ATGGATCGAGAACATCTACTTTCGGAATTCGTTTCGGAAGCCCGGGACCTGATCGACTCTGCTGAAACTTCTCTTTTAGCACTAGAGGAGGAGATTGAAACTTTAGGGCAAGGAAATCCGGAGACTTTAAACAAAGCTTTCCGTTTTTTTCATACCCTTAAAGGTTCCTCCGGGTTATTGAAATTAGAAACAGTTGTGAAAATCACTCACCTGGGTGAAACACTTCTGGATATATTAAGAAATCAAAATAAAGTTACAGAGTTCGCTTTCAGTGACGATCTGATGGAGACTCTTGATCTTCTTCGCAGAATATTCGATCGGGTGGAAGAAGAAAGAACTGATTCCGGTTTCGAACAAGAAACTGAGATAATTAGAAATAAACTGAAAGAACAATTAGAGCGAATTTCTAAAAGTTCGGAAAAAGAAAAGGCCGTCCCAGAGAATAAATTCGGATTTTTTGAAGAAGCGACTCCGGCTCCTTCTAGTTCGAAAGGGTTCGGATTTTTTGAAGAAGAGACTAAGCCCGCAATCGTAGAGAAAATTCCGGCTACTTCTCCTGATATTAATCCAATTATACAAGAAGTTCAAGTTATAGAAAAAAAGAAAGATATTCGTATCACAACGGATAAGCTGGACCAGCTTATGGACTTTATGGGAGAATTGGTGATAGCAGAGTCTAACGTGATCCATCATCCTGAATTAGAAGGATTAAGATTAGAAGGCTTTCGTTCCTCGGCTAGACATCTCCATAAGATCGTACGAGATCTACAAGAAGTTACATTATCCATGAGAATGGTGCCACTATCTTCTACTTTTCAAAAAATGAACCGGTTAGTAAGAGACTTACAAAAACGTTCTCAGAAAAGATTAGATTTCAAAATCGGTGGAGAAGACACTGAAGTAGATAAATCTGTAGTAGAGATCATACAAGATCCGATCATTCATCTATTAAGAAATTCTATTGATCATGGTTTAGAAATTCCCGAAGAAAGAGCGGAGCTCGGCAAAAAAGACAAAGGAACTATTCGTTTACAAGCAAGACAGTCTGCAAATGAAGTCTGGATCCTAGTAGCAGATGACGGAAGAGGGTTAGATCGCGAGAAGATCATCAATAAGGCCAAAGAAAAAGGTATTTTAAAAGGAAATCCCGAAGAGATGAGTGATAAGGAAGTTTTCCAACTTATATTCACTCCTGGATTTTCTACCGCAGAAAAACTCACAGATATTTCCGGCAGAGGTGTCGGAATGGATATCGTTCTTCAAAATATCAAAAAGCTGAACGGTAAAGTAGAGGTGCGCTCTAAAAAAGGAGAAGGCACTACTTTCATTTTAAGAATTCCTCTTACTTTAGGGATTATTGAAGGAACTGTTTTTGAAGTTGGAGGAACTTATCTCACTCTACCAACGATAGAAATCAGTGAATTGGTGAGTCTAAAAGATCAGAAATTGATCCATCCTTATAAGGACCAAGAGGTATTGGATCTAAGAGGGATCTATATACCCGTAATACGGATTAACGATCTGCTTGGTCTCAGGGAAAAGTTAGAATACAAAAGTAAAAATCCAGTCTTGATCATCTTAGAGAATGAAGACAGATTCTTGGGAATACTCGTGGATGAAGTATTAGGTAATCAGAATATTGTAATCAAACCTCTTTCTTCCTCAATCCAAAAGGCCCAAGGTGTAAATGGATTTACTATTTTAGGAAATGGAAGAGTCAGCTTGATCCTGGATACTAAATTCCTATTCGAAAAATTTCATGGAACAGCTACCGGTGCAGCAGCCGCTGAAAACTCAAATCTAAATTTAGAAAAAATGGCCTAA
- a CDS encoding HAMP domain-containing methyl-accepting chemotaxis protein, giving the protein MSVKAKLTIGFSTVVVLLIFVAGFAIYRLNTFNAVVTKAVNVSAKKSTMLLAMRTAILKVTRAEKNTILSTEEDDMKKYIGETETNLALLPQLGTDVYPLLQEAGKKNMEEFRLVEKDYRATLKKVLDLAYINKNVEARQISQVQLRAHLDKMEGFLNQMIDRAQKELDDANRNTDELYAETTFLMILIPIISSLIAVACAVWITVSVNKALSTALEVVGSVSSAAAQVSATAFSLSQSSNEQAASLEETTAAVEEMSSTIEQNSHNAKETNSMAESSSRDASKGRKSVLETLNAMKKISGKVNIIEEIAYQTNLLALNAAIEAARAGKHGKGFAVVADEVRKLAERSQIAAQEINGLSKDSVERAEDAGKLIEEIVPSIENTAKLIQEISVSSDEQARGITQINTAMVQLDQATQENAAASEELASTAKELNEQAETLLEVMGTLIKIREEVLTASKGKSRKQDRGPSAATQTIKSHFHAPHFDLKHAASQFGNAKRDSKKASNGKNFLPLIEEESETTTQSEHSSGSEENSGEIKV; this is encoded by the coding sequence ATGAGCGTCAAAGCCAAATTAACCATAGGATTCTCAACCGTAGTCGTTCTGTTGATCTTCGTAGCAGGATTTGCTATTTATCGTTTAAATACTTTTAATGCAGTAGTAACAAAAGCAGTCAATGTTTCCGCTAAAAAATCAACTATGCTTTTAGCAATGCGAACTGCAATACTTAAGGTCACCCGAGCAGAAAAGAACACCATTCTTTCCACCGAAGAGGACGACATGAAAAAGTATATCGGTGAAACGGAAACAAATTTGGCGCTTTTACCTCAACTGGGCACTGATGTTTATCCTCTCTTGCAAGAAGCAGGCAAGAAGAATATGGAAGAATTCAGACTAGTGGAAAAAGATTATAGAGCAACTCTGAAGAAAGTTTTAGATCTCGCATACATTAACAAAAACGTAGAAGCAAGACAGATTTCCCAAGTACAATTAAGAGCACACTTAGACAAGATGGAAGGCTTTCTTAACCAAATGATCGATCGTGCCCAAAAGGAATTGGATGATGCAAATAGGAACACAGATGAATTATATGCAGAAACCACTTTCCTGATGATCCTTATTCCGATTATTTCTTCTTTGATTGCTGTGGCTTGCGCTGTATGGATCACAGTTTCAGTCAATAAGGCACTAAGTACTGCATTGGAAGTAGTTGGTTCCGTTTCTTCTGCGGCAGCTCAAGTTTCTGCTACTGCATTCTCTTTGAGCCAATCTTCCAACGAACAGGCTGCAAGTTTAGAAGAAACAACCGCAGCTGTAGAGGAAATGTCTTCTACGATCGAACAAAATTCACATAACGCAAAAGAAACAAACTCAATGGCAGAATCTTCTTCGAGAGACGCAAGTAAGGGCAGAAAATCTGTATTAGAAACCTTAAATGCGATGAAAAAGATCTCAGGCAAAGTTAATATCATAGAAGAGATCGCTTATCAAACCAACCTATTAGCTTTAAACGCTGCTATCGAAGCTGCACGAGCTGGTAAACACGGGAAAGGATTCGCAGTAGTTGCTGACGAGGTAAGAAAATTAGCAGAAAGAAGTCAAATTGCAGCCCAAGAAATCAATGGTCTTTCTAAGGATTCGGTAGAACGCGCGGAAGATGCAGGAAAACTTATAGAAGAGATTGTTCCAAGTATAGAAAATACCGCAAAGTTGATCCAAGAAATCTCAGTTTCTTCAGACGAACAAGCAAGAGGTATTACTCAGATCAATACTGCAATGGTTCAGCTAGACCAAGCGACACAAGAAAATGCTGCGGCCTCAGAAGAGTTAGCTTCTACAGCAAAAGAATTGAATGAACAAGCAGAAACTCTTTTGGAAGTGATGGGAACTCTGATTAAGATCAGAGAAGAAGTGTTAACTGCTTCCAAAGGGAAATCAAGAAAGCAGGATAGAGGACCTTCGGCTGCAACTCAAACGATCAAATCGCACTTTCATGCTCCTCATTTCGATCTGAAGCATGCCGCTTCTCAATTCGGAAATGCAAAACGAGATTCAAAAAAAGCTTCCAACGGAAAAAATTTCCTTCCGTTGATAGAGGAAGAGTCTGAAACAACTACTCAATCAGAACATTCCTCTGGCTCAGAAGAAAACTCCGGCGAAATAAAAGTATAA